ATTTTCGATAACGCATCTTCGCCGCTCTCCGGCAATTGCTTTATCAGGCGGTGAGCGTCGCCGTGTCGAGATTGCAAGGGCACTTGCGAGCAACCCTTCATTTATACTGCTTGACGAGCCGTTAGCCGGTATTGATCCGGTTGCCGTAGCCGATATCAAAGAGTTGATATCGCACTTAAAGAACAGGGGGATAGGGGTGCTTATCACCGACCATAATGTTCGTGAGGCGTTAGACCTTATCAACCGTGCTTATATTATCCATGACGGCAAGGTGTTGATGGAAGGCACTCCTGCGGAGATTGTCGGCAATAAGGAAGTGCGCAGAGTATATCTTGGCGATAAATTCAGCCTTTAAGTTTATGCTTTTTGTCATTTTGAACTCATTTTAGCACTTATTGCTTTTGAAAAATACTAAATAATCCTCATCTCTCCGGTTAACCGATTGCATTCAATTTTTATATTTTAGGGGTATAATTGTACCCCTATTTATCCCCCCCTGCACCCCAAGATTATATAAGTCAAAATAGGACAACATAGAACTAAAGATACGGACAATATCTATATATCAAGGAAAATCGGACTAACTAGGACTAAGTAAAACCAAAAGATGGCGGTGAGGGTGGGATTCGAACCCACGGTACGATTGCTCGCACGCCGGTTTTCAAGACCGGTTCCTTAAACCACTCGGACACCTCACCGGAAAATGGCTATCAAAATAAAAAGGAAAGCTGCTTTTAACAGATAGCTATATTTTATGCAAGCTCTTTTGAATGGATTTGTTAATGTTCTTAAACTTATTCTTTAGGCCATCTGTTATGCACCCAGAACCACTGGCTTGGTTCCTGCCTTACCCAGCCTTCCAAAATAGAATTTATCCTTATCATGGCAAGCCGGATATCTTTATGTTCATTGCCGGTATTATCGACTTTAAACGGCTCGTAGACTTTAACCTTGAACTTTGCACCGCCCACCCTTCTAACGTGCAAAGGAATTAGCCGACATTCATATTTAAGTGCAAGGTTAGCTATTGCAGGAGCCGTCATTGCGTCCCGTCCGAAGAACGGCACGGGAATACCGTCATTTTGCTTCTGGTCAACTAACATACCTATATGCTTGCCCTCTTTTATGGCTTTTATTAGCATTCTTGCACCTTTAGTGCCTTTAGGCATGCAACCTTCCTGATAATTGCCTCTAACGTCTAAAATAAGCTTATCCAGATACGGATTATTGGATTTTCTATATACAAGATTTACTGACGGACAACCTTTTTCGAATATAGTTTTCGGTACTATTTCCCAATTTGCAAAATGTCCTGAGAAAAATATAGTGGTTTTACCTGACTCACCGGCTTTTTTAATATGCTCGGCTCCTTCGACCTCAACTATTTTTGCAAAATCATCTTCTTTAAATGCCGCCATGTGCGGAAACTCACCGGCCACACGTCCAAGATTATCCCACATTTTTAGTATGGTATCTTCAACCTGTTTATCGGTAAAATCGGGGAAGGCGTTTTTAATATTACGCCTTGCAACCCTGTTCACTTTTAACAGCTTACCAAGATTCCTGCCTATAAAGCCCCCTATTGAGGACGCTGTACCGATAGGCAATATCTTAAAGAAGCCGTATAATAGCTTTACTATGCCGTATTCTAGCAGGTGTTTTATCTTCAAGGCACTTCTCTCCGATTTTACTATCAGGAATACTACAAAAATTAAAAGATACTTTCCAGTATTTTCCTTATTTCCTGCTCTTTTTCAAACTCAATAGATATAGGCAAGGTTTCAATGTCCTTTTTGTGAACGTTAGAAAGACGGACATAATCTTTTTCGGTAGTTATAAGTTTGGCGTTCCAGCTTTTTGCCAGATTCCTTAAATCGTCAATATCCTGTTGTTTATAGTTATAATGGTCGGGAAACTCTTTTTTCTCCCTGACATTATAGCCGTTTTCTACAAGTGTATTGAAAAATTTATCAGGATTGCCAAGTCCGCAGAATGCAACATATTTATCGGTTTTTTTATCATGTTTTTTTGCTTTTATCTTGGCCTTGATGATTTTTTTATCTTCAAGCTTCGATAAAATATATTTTTTATCATCACCGATGAACACCACTGCATCAACCTTACTAAGCCCGCTTTTCAGGCTTTCTCTCAAAGGACCGGCCGGAATGATATAGCCGCTGCCGATACCGTAGCTACCGTCAATTACCAGTAGCGACATGGTTTTTTCAATGGTAGGGTTTTGCAATCCGTCATCCATTATTATTACGTCAAAATCCTTTTCGCACGCAAGTTTTCCCCCTGTAACACGGTTTTTTGAAACTATGGTTGTAGCAACACGACTGAGCAATATAGGCTCGTCGCCCGTATCCTTTGCTTTATGTATATCGGGATTCACTATCGTAGTAACCCTTAAAGTGCCTCCGTACCCGCGAGTTAAAAATACGGGTTTCTTCCCCATATCGGTTATTATCTTGGCGATTGCTATGGCAGTAGGGGTTTTTCCGGCACCGCCAACCGTCACGTTACCTATGCAGATAACAGGCTTGGAAGGCTTATACGGTCTACTAGCCGCATTCCTAATGAAGCTTATCAACTGATATATAATACTAAACGGAAAGAGTAGAAAATTATAAAGTGATACTTCTTTCCAGAAAGACGGTTGTTTCATATTTCTTTAGAAATTTACATTATTTTTACAAAGCATGTACATCTTGTAGTTAATAATTGCAAGTAATTAACATAAAAATTATTACGGATATTACCAACTAGTAAATTTCGAAAATATACATGGCATGACATGCGGTTCTTTTGTTACTAAGTAAATATTCTCCGTTGGCAGCCGTCAGGCAGTTGCCATAATTGCTGCTCCACGCCCTATAGGCAAGAAAGCTGCCTTCAAGCGGTATGCCGTCATCAATTTTTGTATCTATAGCATGATATAGTGCCGGCGTTCCTGTTCCTACATCATCGTTAAAATCATGACAATGCGGCATATTTTGAAGGTTTCCCGCATGTAGATTCAAAGCGACTCTGGCTCTGATGGTTTGTGAATTTTGAAATTCAACGGTATAATTATCCCCTCCGAAAACACCACCGGGCAAGCCGCCTGATGCACCCATGCCTTTCTTAGGGTCTGTTATTAAAGAGGGATAGCCGACATTAATTTGTGGTATAGGCTCATACTTACGATCTGTCAAACCTGCCAGATATAGGTGGTAAAAGAAAATAAGATCTTCGCTATTGTTAACGCAATGTAAGTTATCTATCGAATTAAACCCCGAAATATCCCCTATTGCCGAATTCCCGTTGCCGTTCGGTACGGCAGCTCCCCAGTACTTAGATGCGTCTTTAAAATCACCCGGTATTGCATTGAACCTATATTTAAATGCTTCATAGGCAAGTTTATATTTTTCCAGCTCTGATATCTGTGTTCTTATTTTTGCCTGTTCAACGATAATATTTGAGCTTATTATGCCGGCTGTTATAATAGCTACTATCACTATAACGATAGATAGCTCGACCAGAGAAAAACCATTTGATTTTTTTACTAACATACAATGCCTTATTGTATGTTATACCCTAAAACGACACATTTTGCAAAGATATTGTTGTTATTCACGCCGTAAAAATTATAATGACAAAAAAGCAAAATATTATTATAAGAAGTTTGTTATGAAAAAATTATACACAATAAAAACAATTATCATTTTGAGTGTTTTAGCTATTTTAGGGGGCTGCTCAAAGGATCTTGATGTTCAGGCACAATATCCTAAGTCACAGGAAGATGAAAGACGTGTCCGTGCCGGCAAGCTGACCGGTGAAGGCGGCTTAAAGCTGTTTGGCGGGTCGTCTGATAATGAAGGCGGCAGTGGTTCGGGTTCTAATGTCGGCATAGGTATCAATAGTTATCTGTGGCGTGCTACGTTGGATACTCTGTCTTTTATGCCACTTGCTATAGCTGACCCTTTTGGCGGTGTGGTTACTACCGAATGGTATGAGGACGCTGACGCTAAAGGTGAAAGGTTTAAAGTTAATGTGCTTATCCTAGACCAAACGCTTCACGCAAATGCACTTAAAGTGTCGGTTTTCAAGCAGAACAGGATTAACGGGGAATGGCGTGATGCTAAACCTAATCAAAAACTGATAATAGACCTTGAGAACAAAATACTTACAAGTGCAAGGAATTATAAGGTTGAGAAAGAATCTCAGGGTTCTTAAATGAAAACTATACGCATTCCACGCAAATAAAAACATTGTTACACCAAACACCGTTTCAGGTGTCTTATTTAAACAAACTAAGGTGCTGAAATAAGTTCGGTATGGCAACTAAAAGAAAGGTCAAAAACTATGGCTGATTCCATAGAAAATTATAATGTACGCATAACCGAGAGTAAGTGGCAGCAAAAATGGGACGAGGCAAATTCCTTTTGTGTATCTGATGATAAGGATAAGCCTAAATATTATGTTCTTGAGATGTTCCCATATCCTTCGGGTCGTATCCATATGGGGCATTTGCGAAATTACACTATAGGCGATGTGATTGCCCGTTATAAAAAGGCACAGGGCTTTAATGTTCTTCACCCTATGGGTTGGGACGCATTCGGTCTGCCTGCTGAAAATGCTGCTATTGAAAATAATGTTCACCCCGCAAAATGGACTATATCAAACATTGATTATATGCGTGGTCAGTTAAAGAAAATCGGATTTTCATATGACCGGTCAAGAGAGTTTGCCACCTGCACGCCTGATTACTACAAGCACGAACAAAAAATGTTCCTTGATTTTGTTAAAAATGATTTAGCTTATCAAAAAGAGGCGATGGTCAACTGGGATCCTATAGATAACACGGTTCTTGCTAACGAGCAGGTAGTAGACGGTCGTGGCTGGCGTTCGGGAGCAATTGTCGAGCGTAAAAAGCTGCGTCAGTGGTTCTTGCGTATTTCCGATTCTGCCGAGGAGTTGTTACAATCCATCAAAACATTGGACGGCTGGCCTGAAAAGGTGCGTATTATGCAAGAACGCTGGATTGGCAAGTCCGAAGGATTGCGGATTTTCTTTGATATTGAGGGCGAAAGCGAGAAACTGGAAGTTTACACCACTCGTCCAGATACGATATTCGGTGCGGCATTTTGTGCTATTGCGGCTAACCACCCTATTGCTATCGAGATAGCTAAAAATAATCCTGATGCCCTGAAATTTGCAGAAGAATGCAACAAGCTGGGCATGGCTGAGGAAATAATAGAAAAAACTGAAAAACTTGGTTTTGATACGGGTTTGAAGATAGTTCACCCGTTTGATGAGTCTATAAAGCTGCCTTTATATATTGCCAACTTCGTATTAATGGAATATGGCACGGGTGCAATATTCGGTTGTCCTGCCCATGACAGGCGTGACCTTGAATTTGCCCGCAAATATGATTTGCCTGTAACTGCGGTAATATCACCGGACGGTAATAGTGATTTTTCCGTTGCAAATGAAGCCTATACGGGCGACGGTACGCTTATAAACTCCTCTTTTTTGAACGGCATGAGCGTTGCCGATGCAAAATCCCGTATAATTGATGAAATAGAGAAAAAAGAACAGGGTCGGCGGACTACAAACTATCGCCTACGTGACTGGGGAGTTTCCCGTCAGCGTTATTGGGGCTGCCCGATACCTATGATTTACTGCGGTGATTGCGGTACTGTGCCTGTCCCTGAAGAGCAATTGCCTGTTGAGCTACCTGAAGATGTGACCTTTGACAAGCCGGGTAATCCGCTTGACCGTCACCCCACTTGGAAACATGTTAAATGCCCTGCGTGTGGCTCAGACGCTTTGCGTGAAACCGACACTTTCGACACATTCTTTGAATCATCATGGTATTTTGCCCGCTATTGCTCACCTGAATATGATGGCGGACTAGATAAGGATTTATGCGATTACTGGCTACCTGTTGATCAGTATATAGGCGGTATTGAACATGCGGTGCTGCATCTTTTATATGCAAGATATTTCACATTAGCCCTGAACAAATGCGGATATTTAGGCGTAAAAGAGCCGTTTAAAGGCTTATTGACGCAAGGCATGGTCTGCCATGAGACTTATCAGGATAAGAACGGCAAGTGGTTATTGCCTGATGATGTAGTAAAAGAAAAGGGTGACGCAAAACATATTAAAACCGGCGAGCCCGTCACTGTAGGGCGTTCGCAAAAAATGAGCAAATCCAAGAAGAACGTCGTTGACCCTACCGTTATAGTTGACGCTTATGGAGCGGACACCGCAAGGTTGTTTATGCTCTCTGACAGCCCTCCTGAGCGTGACCTTGAATGGTCTGATTCAGGCGTGGAAGGTGCGTATAAATACATTAACCGCCTGTGGAAAATGGCATCTAGCCTTAATAATGAACTAAGCGGCAAGGAAACTAATAGCGATTTTGAACCTGACGGAAAATTGTTAGATGTTAAAAAGCAGATTCACAAGACCATTGAAGGTGTTACCGATGATCTGGATAATTTCCGCCTTAATAAAGCGGTTGCAAGAATCCGTGAATTAACTAATACTTTAAGCGATATTAAGTCTGATGATGAAAGGTCGCTTGCCATTATTAAAGAGGGTATGGAAACGGCTATATTGCTGTTTGCTCCGATGATTCCGCATTTGTCCGAAGAGCTGTGGAGCTTGCTGGGTAACGGTAAAATGGCGATAGACACCCCTTGGCCTGTGGCAGACAAGAAATATCTTGTTGATGATACGGTTACTATTGCCGTACAATTGAACGGCAAGCTGAAAGCTACCATTGAACTTGCTAAGGACGCTCCGAAAGAAAGTGCTGAGAAAAGTGCGTTGGATAACCCTAAGATAAGGGAAGCTTTGGCAGGTAAAGAGATTCGTAAAATAATTGTAGTACCAAACAGGATTGTAAATGTCGTTGCTTAAAAACTTTAAAAAAATAAATTCATATATTAATTCCCTCTCTCTATCGGAGATTGTTAGGGTGAGGTCAGTTGCAATGACTTTATCGGCATTTATAACCGCCTCATGCGGTTTTACACCCATATATAAGACGGTGGACGAAAACGGTAATGCGGCAATGAATCTTGCAGCAGTAAAAGTTGAATCATCGCATGACCTGATGGGACAGTTTTATTCTAACAGGCTGACCGACTTACTTAACCCTGCCGCTGTTCAGGTAGAGCCGCAATACCGTATGACAACCACCCTGAGCAAGAGCAAAACACCTCTTGCTATTCAGCAGGACAGGACGATTACCCGTTATAAGATTGTTGTTTCAGTCAATTACCGGTTGGTGGATATAAATAGCGGCAAGGTAATAGACGAAGGCAATTTAAGACGTGAAGGCGGTTATGACAAGGTAGATTCCGATTATGCGACTTATATCTCCGATGAGGACACCACAAGGCGTATTATAAAGGAACTGGCTGAAGATACACGTATAAGGATAATGGCAATTCTGGTGGAATAGTCCCATTGTACATTTGTACTTAAATAAGTATATAAAAAATGAAAATACAGCCTGCAAAGATTCAATCATTCATCAAAAATCCCGACAAGGGAATTGATTATATTCTGGTTTACGGTCCTGATGCCGGTCTTGTAAGCGAATATACAAAAACAATCGCAAAAACCGTATTAGATGACCTAAATGATCCGTTCCGTGTTGCCGATCTTTCATTTGACAGGCTGAAAGATGAGCCTTCTATTTTGGCAGATGAGATTTCAGCTATAAGTATGATAGGCGGCAGAAGGCTGGTTAAAGTGACCACCACATCAACTTCCCTGCCTAAGGAGCATGCCGATATTTTACAATCGGTAAAAAGTGAGGCTCTGGTTATTTTTTCCGCCGGCGATTTGCCTGTTACATCTACTTTAAGGAAGTTCTTTGAAAAAGAACAAAATGCAGCGGCTATTGCCTGTTATAAAGATGACAGCCGTTCTATAGCTGCGGTAATAAATGAAAAATTTGCTAAGTATAAGATAAAATGCGAGCCTGATGTCGTGCCGTATTTGTGTGGCAGTTTTGCCGGTGACCGCATGATAATCTTAAGTGAAGTTGAAAAACTTATAACCTATATGGGTGAAGAACAACATATAAAGCTCGAAGATGTGCAAAACTCCGTAAAAGACAGCAGCGAGTTTTCTTTAGACGAGCTTTGCAATGCCTTTGCTTCTCGCAATCCTCGTCAGACGGATTTACATATGACCAAAGCTTTATCCGAGGATATTGCGGTAATTATGATAATACGCAGCCTGCTACGTTATTTTATGCGCCTACAGGAAGCAAGGAACAAAATTGATTCGGGTATGAATGACCAACAGGCAGTTTCATCTTTGCGTCCGCCGGTGTTTTTTAAGCAGGTTCCGATATTCAAACAGCATCTAAATAGCTGGCGTAGTAATGACATATCACGAGTGATTAAGCAGCTAATCGAGCTTGAAATAGACTGCAAAACTACAGGCAACCCTGCCGAACTTCTTTGTCAGAGATTATTATTGGTATTACCGCTTGCCGTTAGGTGAGGATAAGAAATGCCCGAAATGGGAATAAATATATAACACCATTGCCATATATTAATTACTAAGATATAATTAACACTGCCTTAATAAGTTAATAAATACTCGGTATTTTAATTGTGGAGTAAAAAGGAGTTCTAAGCATGCCAACTGAAAAAAATAGCAAAATTGTAAACGGCAACCCGGTTGAAATAACATCTTCAAATGATAAACTTACAGATGCTCAACTTCAAAAAAATTATGAAGCGTCAAGAAATCAATTTAAAGAAAAATATGGGGTAGACTTTAATAATGTAAAAACCCGTGCAAAACGAGAAAAAGATGTAAAAAGCACAAAAGAACTTGTCGGTGAAGGAAAGAAACATTCGAAAGACGAATTTCAGCAAGATTTTAACTCATTAAAAGAAGCATTTGTAGCAAAAGGTTCATCATTTAAATTTTCCGACTTAGAAGCATATTCGAACGAACTTACAAAGCAAAAGTTTTTAGAGCCTGAGAAAGAAATAGTAAAAGAGAAGACACCGACACAAAAATTTTTGCAGAAAGCAAGAGCAACAGGAGGGGAACTAGCTCAAAAACTCCAACAAAGAGGAAAAACAGAGGCAACTCACGTAACTCAAGGTACTAGTTATGATAACTTATATACTAAGGAACAATTTGAGGAATATCAAGCTAGTAATCAAGTTTTAATTGATAAATACGGTATAGATATTGCTAGCAACACAAAAATGACCGATAAACAAGTTAAAGAGCAACTTATACCAAAATTAAAAAATGCACTTGAGCCTGAAGGAAGTTCACCGGAACAAATTCAAAAAAATAAAGTGCAATTTAAAAAAGATCTCGACAAACACAAAGCGGCGTTTACCGAACGATTTAGTGAACCGGATCAACTAAGTACAATTTCAAGACTTGAAAATAGTGAATATCTCCAAGAAATCAGGGAACAAAAACCTGATACTCCGTCAAAAGCGGCAAGCACAAGTCCAAAAGCAGCCAAACAGCTTGAAGGCATTGAAAGAAATACCGGCAACGGTTCCGACAACAAATCGTTTGCAAGTAGAACTCAAAGCCGGAACCAAAGGTAATAACTTCAACCTTACTTTGTCGGTAAAAGTTATATTACTCTCCATGTGCCGGTGAGAAGCTAGGGACATCGTTAAATGTGTACAGGTTTTCGGTTTTTATAAAATCAAAACCGTTTTCCTGTAATGCGTCAAGTAGCCGTATTATCTGACCATGCGAGCTTTTTTTTACCTCACCCAAGGGGAAGAAACGTCCCCACCAAAATTCGTCCGCTATAGGCATAGAGCCGCCTTTATTAGGCCATACTTTTAATCCCCTGCTGCCTATCATCTGTAATTTTAGGTCGGTATTTTCAACTACTTTCAGAAGAGCCGCCGCCAACTGTTCCGAATCACCTTTAGTCCAGTCAAAAAATACATCGACACCTATCAGTTTTTTCTCTTCGATATTTCTGTTAAATGTAACTTTCACATTAGAAATATTTGTAGCGGCATACATATAATTTGCAGGAGCAAGCTTTTCAGGCTTCTTGCCCAGACGTGCGATAACTGCCTTTGTAAACTCCTCGGTATTAACCTTCTGATAGCTTACACCCTCATTGTAAATATCAGCGGTGTGGATACCGTCTTCAATCGTCCTGAGGAATGCATTCCTGATTTTCTCGGCAATATTGGGTTGCCCTATATGTACAAGCATCATAACGGCAGCATTTAACAGACCCGAAGGGTTTGCTATGCCTTTACCCGCAATATCCGGGGCAGAGCCGTGTACGGCTTCAAACATAGCAAATTCATCACCGATATTTGCACTTCCTGCCAGACCTGCCGAACCCGATATTTCCGCCACAATATCGGATATTATATCCCCGTACATATTTCCTGTTACAATTACGTCAAAATCTTCAGGGTGGCTAGACAATCTGGCTGAACCCGTGTCAACAATAAGGTGGTCGTTTTCAATATCGGGGAAGAATTCGGCAGCCTCGTTAAAGACTCTACGGAACAAGCCGTCTGTCATTTTAAGGATATTATCCTTACTAAAGCAGGTTACTTTCTTACGTCTGCCGGCAACTGCATATTCAAAGGCAAATTTATTTATTTTTTCACAGCCCCTTCCGGTTATTACCTTTAAACTCTGACAGGTATTTTGTGTTTGCCTGTATTCGATTCCCGTATAAAGCCCTTCTTCGTTTTCACGTATAACCACAACATCAAGCTTAGGGTGTTTAGTGTTCACATAAGGGGCATAAGATACGCAAGGACGTACATTAGCGTAAAGACCTAAAACACGACGTAAGGTAATGTTAACGCTTTTATATTCTCCGCCTTGGGGGGTTGTTATCGGTGCTTTTAATAATATCTTGTTTCTTCGGATTATATTCAGGCATTCATCGGGTATTCCCGATTTAAAGCCCCTTTTATGTGCCCTTTCCCCGATTTCTACGGCATCAACGGTTATTGCCGCTCCTGCTTCTTTTAATATAAGTATGGTAGCTTCCATTATTTCAGGTCCGATACCGTCACCATATGCTACCGTAATATTTGTACTAGTCATTTTTATGCCTTTTACTAGTTTTCAATACCGGTGATTGTCGTCAACTACCTACGCTTTATAAAATTTATTACTTTTCACCGATGCTGAACATACTGACATTTAAATCTTAAAGTTTAGTAAATATATCTTCAATATTATCGACAATGTCATATAATCGGCGTGTTTTTTGACCTGCAAAGCCAAGATCCATGAACTGCTCGGTAAGCTTTATCCAATTGTCCCAATACCCTTTATAGTTGTAAAGAACTATCGGTTTATCGTGGGTATGTAGTTGTTTCCATGTTATTACCTCAAAGGTTTCGTCCATAGTCCCGAATCCGCCCGGCAATATAATAAAAGCATCCGATTTATTGAACATGGTCATTTTACGGGTATGCATGTCATCAACGGTTATAAGCTCGGTCAGACCGATATGCTCTCTTTCCAGACCGTCTAGGACTCTTGGGAAAACACCGGTTACAGTGCCGTCATTTTCTAAAGCGGCATTTGCCGTAGCTCCCATTAGACCGCAGTCGCCGGCTCCGAACACCATATGGTATCCGTTATCTGCTATTAATTTACCTACTTTTCTTGCTTCTTCAATATAATCCCCGCTTACATTATTACTTGCCCCACAAAAGACACAGACCGACTTCTTCATTTTTATAAAAACCTACTTAAAATTTATATTAATTGATGAATTGGTATAATGATTTACAAGTTTTGGCAATATTTTATTTCCTTATCGGGATTAATATAGTATTAGTTTTATTCTTTATAGTGATTTAAAACTTATTGAGATAATGCAAAGATGGGTTCTAAAAATCTTTTTAATCTGATACTTGATTCAATTCCTCCTATACACAAAGAAGGTTATAATTTTATTGCCATATTTGCGGTTACAACGCTTCTTCTTTTGATTATAGCACCCGCTTTTTTCGGTTTTTTAGGAATTGTAGCTACTATATGGTGCGCGTTATTTTTCCGTGATCCGCAAAGAGTGGTTCCTGTAGGCGATAATTTTATTATCAGTCCGGCAGACGGAATAATTTCCAAAATAGAAACCGTTTCTCCTCCCGAAGAGCTTGGTATAGGCAATGAGGAGGTTATAAGGGTAACGGTATTTTTGAATGTCTTTAACGTTCACATTAACCGTTTTCCGGTGACAGGCGAGGTTACCGGACTTAACTATCACCCCGGCAAATTCTTAAGTGCCAACCTTGATAAGGCAAGCGTTGAAAATGAACGCCAGTCGGTTGTTATAAAGACCAAAGAGGGCGGTCATACGGTAGTATGCGTGCAGATAGCAGGATTAATCGCACGCCGTATCGTGTGTTATTTGGAAGAAAAACAGGAAATGCAGGCAGGGGAGCGTTTCGGTCTGATACGTTTCGGCAGCCGTGCAGACATTTACCTTCCGGCAGGAGTTAACCCCAAAGTGGTTGAGGGACAAACTGCTATAGGAGGCGAAACCATAATTGCCGATCTGAAAAGCAAGGCTACGGCGAGAAAAGGCGAAGTAAGGTAAATATATGCCAAGCTCGAAAAAGTCTAATCCTAACGAACAATATCCTATCGTAAAACTTTTGCCGAATCTGGTAACTATAGTAGGCTTGTGTTTCGGCTTGTTTGCATTGAAATTCGCCATACTTGAACGCTGGGAGTTAGCTGTAGGGTTAATAATTATAGCTACATTCATTGACGGCATTGACGGGCGTGTGGCAAGAATGCTAAATGCGTCCAGTGACTTTGGGGCTCAGTTGGATTCTCTGTCAGACTTCTTCAATTTCGGGGTTGCACCTGCTTTG
This genomic window from Pseudomonadota bacterium contains:
- a CDS encoding lauroyl acyltransferase, with protein sequence MKIKHLLEYGIVKLLYGFFKILPIGTASSIGGFIGRNLGKLLKVNRVARRNIKNAFPDFTDKQVEDTILKMWDNLGRVAGEFPHMAAFKEDDFAKIVEVEGAEHIKKAGESGKTTIFFSGHFANWEIVPKTIFEKGCPSVNLVYRKSNNPYLDKLILDVRGNYQEGCMPKGTKGARMLIKAIKEGKHIGMLVDQKQNDGIPVPFFGRDAMTAPAIANLALKYECRLIPLHVRRVGGAKFKVKVYEPFKVDNTGNEHKDIRLAMIRINSILEGWVRQEPSQWFWVHNRWPKE
- the lpxK gene encoding tetraacyldisaccharide 4'-kinase; amino-acid sequence: MKQPSFWKEVSLYNFLLFPFSIIYQLISFIRNAASRPYKPSKPVICIGNVTVGGAGKTPTAIAIAKIITDMGKKPVFLTRGYGGTLRVTTIVNPDIHKAKDTGDEPILLSRVATTIVSKNRVTGGKLACEKDFDVIIMDDGLQNPTIEKTMSLLVIDGSYGIGSGYIIPAGPLRESLKSGLSKVDAVVFIGDDKKYILSKLEDKKIIKAKIKAKKHDKKTDKYVAFCGLGNPDKFFNTLVENGYNVREKKEFPDHYNYKQQDIDDLRNLAKSWNAKLITTEKDYVRLSNVHKKDIETLPISIEFEKEQEIRKILESIF
- a CDS encoding prepilin-type N-terminal cleavage/methylation domain-containing protein, whose protein sequence is MLVKKSNGFSLVELSIVIVIVAIITAGIISSNIIVEQAKIRTQISELEKYKLAYEAFKYRFNAIPGDFKDASKYWGAAVPNGNGNSAIGDISGFNSIDNLHCVNNSEDLIFFYHLYLAGLTDRKYEPIPQINVGYPSLITDPKKGMGASGGLPGGVFGGDNYTVEFQNSQTIRARVALNLHAGNLQNMPHCHDFNDDVGTGTPALYHAIDTKIDDGIPLEGSFLAYRAWSSNYGNCLTAANGEYLLSNKRTACHAMYIFEIY
- a CDS encoding DUF3576 domain-containing protein, with protein sequence MKKLYTIKTIIILSVLAILGGCSKDLDVQAQYPKSQEDERRVRAGKLTGEGGLKLFGGSSDNEGGSGSGSNVGIGINSYLWRATLDTLSFMPLAIADPFGGVVTTEWYEDADAKGERFKVNVLILDQTLHANALKVSVFKQNRINGEWRDAKPNQKLIIDLENKILTSARNYKVEKESQGS
- the leuS gene encoding leucine--tRNA ligase, encoding MADSIENYNVRITESKWQQKWDEANSFCVSDDKDKPKYYVLEMFPYPSGRIHMGHLRNYTIGDVIARYKKAQGFNVLHPMGWDAFGLPAENAAIENNVHPAKWTISNIDYMRGQLKKIGFSYDRSREFATCTPDYYKHEQKMFLDFVKNDLAYQKEAMVNWDPIDNTVLANEQVVDGRGWRSGAIVERKKLRQWFLRISDSAEELLQSIKTLDGWPEKVRIMQERWIGKSEGLRIFFDIEGESEKLEVYTTRPDTIFGAAFCAIAANHPIAIEIAKNNPDALKFAEECNKLGMAEEIIEKTEKLGFDTGLKIVHPFDESIKLPLYIANFVLMEYGTGAIFGCPAHDRRDLEFARKYDLPVTAVISPDGNSDFSVANEAYTGDGTLINSSFLNGMSVADAKSRIIDEIEKKEQGRRTTNYRLRDWGVSRQRYWGCPIPMIYCGDCGTVPVPEEQLPVELPEDVTFDKPGNPLDRHPTWKHVKCPACGSDALRETDTFDTFFESSWYFARYCSPEYDGGLDKDLCDYWLPVDQYIGGIEHAVLHLLYARYFTLALNKCGYLGVKEPFKGLLTQGMVCHETYQDKNGKWLLPDDVVKEKGDAKHIKTGEPVTVGRSQKMSKSKKNVVDPTVIVDAYGADTARLFMLSDSPPERDLEWSDSGVEGAYKYINRLWKMASSLNNELSGKETNSDFEPDGKLLDVKKQIHKTIEGVTDDLDNFRLNKAVARIRELTNTLSDIKSDDERSLAIIKEGMETAILLFAPMIPHLSEELWSLLGNGKMAIDTPWPVADKKYLVDDTVTIAVQLNGKLKATIELAKDAPKESAEKSALDNPKIREALAGKEIRKIIVVPNRIVNVVA
- the lptE gene encoding LPS assembly lipoprotein LptE, with protein sequence MRSVAMTLSAFITASCGFTPIYKTVDENGNAAMNLAAVKVESSHDLMGQFYSNRLTDLLNPAAVQVEPQYRMTTTLSKSKTPLAIQQDRTITRYKIVVSVNYRLVDINSGKVIDEGNLRREGGYDKVDSDYATYISDEDTTRRIIKELAEDTRIRIMAILVE
- the holA gene encoding DNA polymerase III subunit delta, whose translation is MKIQPAKIQSFIKNPDKGIDYILVYGPDAGLVSEYTKTIAKTVLDDLNDPFRVADLSFDRLKDEPSILADEISAISMIGGRRLVKVTTTSTSLPKEHADILQSVKSEALVIFSAGDLPVTSTLRKFFEKEQNAAAIACYKDDSRSIAAVINEKFAKYKIKCEPDVVPYLCGSFAGDRMIILSEVEKLITYMGEEQHIKLEDVQNSVKDSSEFSLDELCNAFASRNPRQTDLHMTKALSEDIAVIMIIRSLLRYFMRLQEARNKIDSGMNDQQAVSSLRPPVFFKQVPIFKQHLNSWRSNDISRVIKQLIELEIDCKTTGNPAELLCQRLLLVLPLAVR